One window of Mangrovibacterium diazotrophicum genomic DNA carries:
- a CDS encoding alpha-amylase family glycosyl hydrolase, giving the protein MRKFQIITLLFILFVSSLAAQDNGFKPVPAWMKEAYFYQIYPQSFKDTDGDGIGDINGIIEKLDYIQSLGVNALWLNPCFESEFMDAGYDVTDFYKVAPRYGTNEDLYRLFAEAHKRGMHVCLDLVAGHTSDKHPWFIESQKKKRNAYTDRYIWTNDSTIKPDRYVSGKFGRNGNYRRNFFECQPALNYGFANPDPSHPWEQPVTAEGPMKTRAELMKIMDFWLEKGADGFRVDMAPSLIKNDPDKVETNKLWHEIRNHMQSKYPESVLIAEWGNPGRAIKAGFMMDFMIHLGPDAYSAMFFNEEGTYPRDSCYFRLDGKGTPTDFVKVYMQNLQEVGDQGFVSVPTANHDFQRPAAGSRNTVDQLKVAMTFFMTLKSIPLVYYGDEIGLKFIDHLPNKEGSLLKDKYNRAGTRTPMQWDTSAGAGFSTADEKDFYLPLDSATFRPNVASEEGDPSSLLNFTRELIRLRKATDALGMDGDINFVYAEKCAYPLAYTRSNETDTYLVVLNPLGKAASCNIQLEGFASANPVLVKNIVVSAGKTDLKVDADAVSYGIFKLEK; this is encoded by the coding sequence ATGCGAAAATTTCAAATTATAACTTTACTGTTCATTTTGTTTGTTTCATCTCTGGCGGCGCAGGATAATGGGTTTAAGCCTGTGCCGGCCTGGATGAAAGAAGCCTATTTCTACCAGATTTATCCGCAAAGTTTTAAGGATACCGATGGAGATGGAATTGGTGATATCAACGGGATTATTGAAAAACTCGACTACATACAATCTCTTGGCGTGAATGCCCTGTGGCTGAATCCCTGCTTTGAATCGGAGTTTATGGATGCCGGTTACGACGTGACGGATTTTTACAAAGTGGCGCCGCGCTATGGCACAAACGAAGATCTGTATCGTTTATTTGCCGAAGCACATAAACGCGGCATGCACGTTTGCCTTGACCTGGTAGCCGGCCACACTTCGGATAAACACCCTTGGTTTATTGAGTCGCAGAAGAAAAAGCGCAATGCTTATACCGACCGCTACATCTGGACCAACGACTCGACCATTAAACCCGACCGCTATGTTTCGGGCAAATTCGGACGCAACGGCAATTACCGCCGCAACTTCTTCGAATGCCAACCGGCTTTGAACTATGGTTTCGCCAATCCGGATCCAAGTCACCCTTGGGAACAGCCGGTAACCGCCGAAGGACCGATGAAAACCCGCGCCGAGCTGATGAAGATTATGGATTTTTGGTTGGAAAAAGGTGCCGATGGTTTCCGGGTTGACATGGCTCCGTCCTTGATTAAGAACGACCCGGATAAGGTTGAAACCAATAAACTGTGGCATGAAATCCGGAATCACATGCAGAGCAAGTACCCGGAGAGTGTGTTGATTGCGGAATGGGGTAATCCTGGTCGAGCCATTAAAGCGGGATTCATGATGGACTTTATGATACATTTGGGCCCGGACGCTTACAGTGCTATGTTCTTCAACGAAGAAGGCACTTATCCACGCGATAGCTGTTACTTCCGCCTCGATGGAAAAGGCACACCAACCGATTTTGTAAAAGTTTATATGCAGAATTTGCAGGAGGTCGGTGACCAGGGCTTTGTAAGTGTACCAACGGCCAACCACGATTTTCAGCGCCCGGCAGCCGGTTCGCGCAACACAGTCGACCAGCTGAAAGTGGCCATGACCTTCTTTATGACGCTGAAAAGTATACCGTTGGTGTATTATGGTGACGAAATCGGTTTGAAGTTCATCGATCATCTTCCGAATAAAGAAGGAAGCCTGCTCAAGGATAAATACAACCGCGCCGGAACACGCACACCAATGCAGTGGGATACCAGTGCCGGAGCCGGTTTTTCAACAGCCGATGAAAAAGACTTCTACCTGCCACTTGATTCGGCAACTTTCAGACCAAATGTGGCTTCTGAAGAAGGAGATCCTTCATCCTTGCTGAACTTTACCCGTGAGCTGATTCGACTGCGCAAAGCAACCGATGCGCTGGGCATGGATGGAGACATCAACTTTGTGTATGCTGAAAAATGTGCTTATCCGCTGGCTTATACCCGCAGCAACGAAACCGACACTTACCTGGTTGTTCTGAACCCGCTGGGCAAGGCTGCATCATGCAATATTCAACTGGAAGGTTTCGCGTCCGCTAATCCTGTTTTGGTTAAAAACATTGTGGTCAGTGCCGGGAAAACTGATTTAAAAGTGGATGCGGACGCTGTTTCGTACGGAATCTTCAAATTGGAAAAGTAA
- a CDS encoding RagB/SusD family nutrient uptake outer membrane protein produces the protein MKKIFYITLLILSVGIYSCTDLEEEVLDEQNGSAIIADSENVGMLVAPAYTFLRDLQSRGAGWLALETCTDEVAFPTRGANWNSSAYRNLFTHDYDASNSYIKNTWNSYLIGFARCNVALYYMDQLEKTDEINEYIAEVRFVRVLSMYLMNDCFGKMPYREYTEYDYAADPEYYTRAQIVAKMISELEEIIPELAEKGGVPYGRVTRGAAQTLLAKIYLNYQVYTGTAPEFTDGDTKWDETISTCDDIINSGLYSLADDYWKLFLADNADYMNSTETILPIVYDSSLGIGGIPWVNMTLDYNQAFGTYSTSNLWNGCCTTPTFYETWDQTDPRFSDDRLKSVTGFNLGLLVGQQYSTSGEALVTKDGGRPLIFTPEFSVENSLEEEGVRVVKYAPDAATSYPGASQNDWSYYRLADVYLMRAEAKFRKGDTGGALTDINTLRSTRGATTLNAGDLSLEAIYNERGYELYWENSRRNDMIRFNKYCEARYEKEEVTDTYKILFPVPLTAYDADKNITQNPGYDAFN, from the coding sequence ATGAAAAAAATATTCTATATAACCCTCCTGATTTTGAGTGTCGGAATCTACAGCTGTACTGATCTGGAAGAAGAAGTCCTCGACGAACAAAACGGTTCGGCTATTATTGCGGATTCCGAGAATGTAGGTATGCTGGTTGCCCCGGCCTATACTTTCCTGCGCGACTTGCAAAGCCGCGGTGCGGGCTGGTTAGCGCTGGAAACCTGTACCGATGAAGTGGCTTTCCCGACGCGTGGTGCCAACTGGAACAGCTCAGCTTACCGCAACCTGTTCACACACGATTACGATGCCTCGAACAGCTACATCAAAAATACCTGGAACAGCTACCTGATTGGTTTTGCCCGTTGTAATGTGGCCTTGTATTACATGGATCAGCTGGAAAAAACCGACGAGATCAACGAGTATATTGCTGAAGTTCGCTTTGTGCGTGTGTTGTCGATGTATTTAATGAACGACTGTTTTGGCAAAATGCCTTACCGCGAATATACGGAGTACGACTATGCGGCTGATCCGGAATATTACACCCGCGCACAGATCGTCGCAAAGATGATCAGCGAGTTGGAGGAAATTATTCCCGAGTTAGCTGAAAAAGGAGGAGTTCCTTACGGTCGTGTAACCCGCGGTGCAGCGCAAACACTGTTGGCAAAAATTTACCTGAACTACCAGGTTTATACCGGAACAGCACCTGAGTTCACAGATGGTGATACAAAATGGGACGAAACAATTTCGACTTGCGACGACATCATCAACTCTGGTTTGTATTCGCTCGCTGACGACTACTGGAAGCTTTTCCTGGCCGATAACGCCGATTACATGAATTCCACCGAAACAATTTTGCCGATTGTCTACGACTCTTCATTGGGTATTGGCGGTATTCCTTGGGTAAACATGACTTTGGACTATAACCAGGCTTTTGGTACCTATTCAACGTCGAACCTGTGGAATGGCTGCTGTACAACGCCAACCTTCTATGAAACCTGGGATCAAACAGACCCGCGTTTCTCCGATGATCGTTTGAAGTCGGTAACCGGTTTCAATCTTGGTTTGCTGGTTGGTCAGCAATACAGCACTTCGGGCGAAGCACTGGTGACTAAAGATGGTGGCCGTCCGCTGATTTTCACACCGGAGTTCAGCGTTGAAAACTCGTTGGAAGAAGAAGGGGTCCGCGTAGTGAAATATGCTCCGGATGCAGCAACTTCCTATCCGGGTGCAAGCCAAAACGACTGGAGTTACTACCGTTTGGCTGATGTTTACCTGATGCGTGCCGAAGCCAAGTTCCGCAAAGGAGATACCGGCGGTGCGTTGACGGACATCAATACCCTGCGTTCGACCCGCGGCGCAACTACCTTGAATGCCGGCGATTTGTCGCTTGAAGCTATTTACAACGAACGTGGTTACGAACTGTACTGGGAAAACTCCCGTCGTAACGACATGATTCGCTTCAACAAATATTGCGAAGCCCGCTACGAAAAAGAAGAGGTTACTGACACCTATAAAATCTTATTCCCGGTTCCGTTGACGGCTTATGATGCCGACAAAAATATTACCCAGAACCCGGGATACGACGCTTTTAATTAG
- a CDS encoding TonB-dependent receptor, translating to MKLTSIFLFFSVMAIAGRSYSQETSFDLSMKNATIIDVFDEIERITEFGFLFKTDQLDLDKRYNLDLKDANIEQLMKKVLDPNEYNYQIIDRNIVVSRVESKTSQPAQQKVSGTVVDSSGEGLPGVSVLIKGTTTGTITDIEGKFSFDALPDDVTLVFSFIGMRVQEVAVAGQKSLNVVMQDETFGINEVVAIGYGSVKKKDVTGAVSSLKAEDFNRGVSVSPTDLIQGRVAGVNITSNGGEPGAGVSVQVRGANSIRSGQEPLYVIDGIPLDITDAQPEGASTTGVGDAASKNPLNFLNPDDIESIDILKDASATAIYGSRGANGVVLVTTKKGKKGQAKATYSGYTGVSVLPHQYDVLSADEYNAARADLDLASDDKGASTNWQDEIFRTAVTSSHSLSLTGGSENSNYRASLGYLNQEGIIKKTGMEKYSGRLAFGAKTFNDRLNIEIGLTASRVNDQRAPLGETGGVEGDLLLSALKLNPTYPVFNEDGTYYQLSDQVRNPVAMIDLTDDNTQTDRVLGSLSATLDILKGLQYKVNLSTDQTKATRKVTQDAQLSYMSDEGTATIGNVELSSNMIENYLMYKMDLNEIHKFDFLGGFSYQKFRIYSYYMSESGFETSDIDNLYDLTLGKYTQATTGSDITVNELQSFFGRVNYNLKNKYLLTANFRADGSTKFGENNKYGYFPSAAFAWQMSEEGFVKNIEAISNLKMRMGWGITGNQEITSKISQATLGSVTGAVLDGGSTLTPGYTLTRTPNPDLKWEKTTQYNWGLDFGLWKGRLSGTIDLYYKNTTDVQMEVSTKMPAPTSTYWTNMDMNIINKGLEISLDGVIISKKDFKWSANVNFSTINNMVKNMDVSKIPTGYPSGPGITGTPSQYIINNEPLGTFWGMTFLGFDENGESIFETDENGDEVEGVIGNALPDFTYNFSTSVVWKQLDFTLNFNGVHGNDIYNNLANIMDQMSLFSSGWNVTPDALTRGESTSNVLNYSSRFIEDGSYLRLSNATLGYTFKLPNQKYFSRLRAYASGNNLFVITKYSGYDPEVNTTRVSNGVPALGIGWTNYPKARTFTVGVNVEF from the coding sequence ATGAAACTAACATCGATATTTTTATTTTTCTCGGTTATGGCTATTGCCGGGCGGAGTTATTCACAGGAAACTTCGTTTGACCTGAGTATGAAGAATGCCACGATCATCGACGTTTTCGATGAAATTGAACGCATTACCGAGTTCGGATTCTTGTTTAAAACGGACCAGCTAGACCTGGACAAACGTTATAACCTGGATTTGAAGGATGCCAACATTGAGCAACTGATGAAGAAAGTGCTCGACCCGAATGAATACAATTACCAGATCATTGACCGGAATATTGTTGTCAGCCGCGTTGAGTCGAAAACATCACAGCCTGCTCAGCAGAAAGTGAGCGGAACGGTCGTGGATTCGAGCGGGGAGGGACTACCCGGAGTTTCTGTTTTAATTAAGGGAACAACGACAGGTACCATCACCGATATTGAAGGAAAGTTCAGCTTCGACGCTCTTCCGGACGACGTGACGCTGGTGTTCTCCTTCATTGGTATGCGTGTACAGGAAGTTGCAGTTGCCGGCCAAAAGTCGCTGAATGTGGTGATGCAGGATGAAACCTTCGGAATTAACGAGGTGGTAGCCATTGGTTACGGTTCAGTTAAAAAGAAAGATGTGACCGGAGCGGTGTCTTCGCTGAAGGCAGAAGACTTTAACCGTGGCGTGAGTGTGTCTCCGACCGACCTGATTCAGGGACGAGTAGCCGGGGTGAACATTACATCGAATGGTGGTGAACCGGGAGCTGGAGTAAGTGTGCAGGTTCGCGGTGCAAACTCAATCCGTTCAGGCCAGGAACCGCTGTATGTAATTGACGGAATTCCATTGGATATTACCGATGCACAGCCCGAAGGCGCTTCAACAACCGGTGTTGGTGATGCTGCATCCAAAAACCCGTTGAACTTCCTGAACCCGGACGATATCGAATCCATCGATATTTTGAAAGATGCCTCAGCAACAGCAATCTATGGTTCGCGCGGTGCAAACGGTGTTGTTTTGGTAACAACGAAAAAAGGTAAAAAAGGACAGGCGAAAGCGACCTATTCAGGTTATACCGGTGTTTCGGTTTTGCCTCACCAGTACGATGTGCTTTCGGCTGACGAATACAATGCTGCCCGTGCTGACCTGGATTTAGCTTCGGACGACAAAGGTGCGAGCACCAACTGGCAGGATGAAATTTTCCGCACAGCCGTTACATCAAGCCACAGCCTGTCGTTGACCGGTGGCTCTGAAAACTCGAACTACCGCGCTTCTTTGGGCTATTTGAACCAGGAAGGTATCATCAAGAAGACCGGAATGGAAAAATATTCAGGCCGTTTGGCTTTTGGTGCCAAAACTTTTAATGACCGTTTGAATATTGAAATCGGCCTGACTGCTTCTCGTGTAAACGACCAACGTGCGCCGCTTGGCGAAACCGGAGGGGTTGAAGGTGACTTACTTTTGTCGGCCCTCAAACTGAATCCGACTTACCCGGTTTTCAACGAAGACGGAACTTACTACCAGCTTTCAGACCAGGTTCGCAACCCGGTTGCCATGATTGACCTGACTGATGACAACACGCAAACTGACCGTGTTTTGGGAAGTCTTTCAGCAACACTCGACATTTTGAAAGGATTGCAATACAAAGTGAATCTGTCGACAGACCAGACAAAAGCGACCCGTAAAGTAACACAGGATGCACAGCTTTCATACATGTCGGACGAAGGTACGGCTACCATCGGTAACGTGGAGCTTTCATCGAACATGATTGAAAACTACCTGATGTACAAAATGGATCTGAATGAAATTCACAAATTTGATTTCCTGGGCGGTTTCTCGTATCAAAAGTTCCGAATCTACAGCTATTACATGAGCGAGTCGGGTTTTGAAACAAGTGATATCGATAACCTGTACGACCTGACTTTGGGAAAATACACCCAGGCAACCACCGGTTCTGATATCACGGTGAACGAGTTACAATCGTTCTTCGGACGTGTAAACTACAATTTGAAAAACAAGTATTTGCTGACTGCCAACTTTCGTGCTGACGGTTCGACCAAGTTCGGTGAAAACAACAAATACGGTTACTTCCCATCGGCTGCGTTTGCATGGCAGATGAGCGAGGAAGGTTTTGTGAAAAACATTGAAGCAATTTCAAATTTGAAAATGCGCATGGGCTGGGGTATCACCGGTAACCAGGAAATTACCTCGAAAATTTCACAAGCTACTTTAGGATCGGTAACCGGTGCTGTTTTGGACGGCGGTTCAACTTTGACTCCCGGTTACACCCTGACACGTACACCGAACCCCGACTTGAAATGGGAAAAAACAACCCAATACAACTGGGGACTTGACTTTGGTTTGTGGAAAGGCCGTTTGAGCGGAACAATTGATTTGTACTATAAAAACACAACCGATGTTCAGATGGAGGTTTCAACCAAGATGCCTGCTCCAACTTCGACTTACTGGACGAACATGGACATGAACATCATCAACAAAGGTTTGGAAATCTCGCTGGATGGTGTGATCATTTCGAAGAAAGACTTCAAATGGTCGGCTAATGTGAACTTCTCGACCATCAATAACATGGTGAAAAACATGGATGTGTCGAAAATCCCGACTGGTTACCCAAGCGGCCCCGGTATCACCGGAACTCCTTCGCAATACATCATCAACAACGAACCGCTCGGAACTTTCTGGGGGATGACTTTCCTTGGATTTGATGAAAATGGCGAAAGCATTTTCGAAACCGATGAAAACGGCGACGAGGTTGAAGGAGTCATCGGTAATGCTTTGCCCGACTTCACTTACAACTTCAGCACTTCGGTTGTTTGGAAACAACTTGATTTTACATTGAATTTCAACGGTGTACATGGCAACGATATCTACAACAACCTGGCAAACATCATGGATCAAATGAGCTTGTTTTCAAGCGGTTGGAATGTGACTCCTGACGCCCTGACCCGTGGTGAATCAACCAGCAACGTACTGAACTACTCAAGCCGTTTCATCGAAGATGGTTCTTACCTGCGCCTGTCAAACGCAACTCTTGGTTATACCTTCAAATTACCTAACCAAAAATATTTCAGCCGTTTGCGCGCTTATGCTTCCGGAAACAACCTGTTTGTAATTACCAAATACAGCGGATACGATCCGGAGGTGAATACAACCCGTGTTTCAAACGGAGTACCTGCTTTGGGTATCGGGTGGACAAACTACCCGAAAGCCAGAACTTTTACAGTTGGTGTAAACGTTGAATTTTAA
- a CDS encoding FecR family protein — translation MKENIQISFRIARLIEDYMQSSTREMQPDLQKWLAESEANKQLFDRIVNGSDWNEKLKRYDQLKQSTQWSDLQQKRKKGKNMRALWLRSVQVAAVLALTLLVGGVAGYFLSKQTSETAIAQVQRYRSTKGSISVIELPDSTKIWLNSDSELTYSEDKQTNRRLVSLKGEAFFEVTHRDDCPMEVTAGSLVIRDLGTSFNIKAYPESNVVETSLMEGKVDILSDKRKEIVALVPGEIARFDRDSRKMDVSRFSPNIVSAWKDGKFVIRDQRMEDIFNELSHWYDVTFVFENQELRDFRYTGIIRKSTTVNQVLKMLKQSTHIDYRVQETASGKDIVIIY, via the coding sequence ATGAAAGAAAATATCCAGATATCGTTTCGAATTGCTCGTTTGATTGAGGACTACATGCAAAGTTCGACTCGCGAGATGCAGCCCGACTTACAAAAGTGGCTGGCTGAATCGGAGGCCAACAAGCAGTTGTTCGATCGCATTGTTAACGGCAGCGATTGGAACGAAAAACTCAAACGCTACGATCAGTTAAAGCAATCAACCCAATGGTCCGATCTTCAACAAAAGCGGAAAAAAGGCAAGAATATGCGTGCACTCTGGCTACGTTCTGTTCAGGTTGCTGCGGTGTTGGCTCTCACGTTGCTGGTGGGTGGGGTGGCCGGATATTTCCTTTCAAAACAAACTTCGGAGACTGCTATTGCGCAAGTGCAGCGTTATCGATCAACCAAGGGAAGCATTAGCGTGATTGAGTTGCCGGACAGCACCAAAATTTGGTTGAACTCGGATTCGGAGCTCACTTACAGTGAAGACAAGCAAACAAACCGCCGCTTGGTCAGCCTGAAAGGGGAGGCCTTTTTTGAAGTTACCCACCGGGATGATTGTCCGATGGAAGTGACTGCCGGTTCGCTCGTAATTCGGGATCTTGGAACCAGCTTCAATATTAAGGCTTATCCGGAATCGAATGTGGTGGAAACTTCACTGATGGAAGGAAAAGTAGATATTCTCTCGGACAAGCGGAAAGAGATTGTGGCGCTGGTGCCTGGGGAGATTGCCCGTTTCGACAGAGACAGCCGGAAAATGGATGTCAGCAGATTTTCCCCAAATATTGTTTCGGCTTGGAAGGATGGCAAATTTGTTATTCGCGATCAGCGGATGGAAGATATTTTCAACGAGCTCAGTCATTGGTACGATGTGACTTTTGTTTTCGAAAATCAGGAATTGCGCGATTTCCGCTACACCGGAATTATTCGAAAATCGACAACCGTCAACCAGGTTCTGAAAATGCTGAAACAGAGCACACACATTGACTATCGGGTGCAGGAAACAGCCAGTGGGAAAGACATTGTAATTATTTACTGA
- a CDS encoding RNA polymerase sigma-70 factor, with protein sequence MNLVGNIDKLQTGSEAEFRRFYEANFAYFQSFALGFIKSDEVCRDLVQDVFIAYWEKHADFSDSISLKVYFYRSIRNKCLNELRKIKNTDTEAEQEIQKLASEDYLLEAIIEEEIAASIHQKIAGLPEQAQKILKLSLTGKNNKEIAELLEISVNTVKTHKLKAYSVLRNQLRDLQFILQIISVG encoded by the coding sequence ATGAATCTTGTTGGCAATATCGATAAATTGCAGACTGGAAGTGAGGCTGAGTTTCGTCGGTTTTATGAAGCTAATTTTGCCTATTTTCAGTCGTTTGCTTTGGGCTTTATCAAGTCTGATGAGGTGTGCCGCGATCTTGTTCAGGATGTGTTTATTGCCTATTGGGAGAAGCACGCTGATTTTTCGGACTCCATTTCGCTGAAAGTTTACTTTTACCGGTCGATTCGCAACAAGTGCCTGAATGAATTGCGAAAGATTAAAAACACCGATACCGAGGCAGAGCAGGAAATTCAAAAACTGGCCTCTGAAGATTATCTGCTGGAGGCAATTATTGAGGAAGAAATAGCTGCTTCCATTCACCAAAAAATCGCCGGATTACCCGAGCAGGCACAAAAAATTTTGAAATTATCACTCACCGGAAAAAATAATAAAGAAATTGCCGAGTTGCTCGAAATTTCAGTTAATACAGTGAAAACCCATAAGTTAAAAGCCTATTCCGTTCTTCGGAATCAGCTAAGGGATCTTCAGTTTATCCTTCAAATTATAAGTGTAGGCTAA
- a CDS encoding DUF72 domain-containing protein yields MKFGQVDNPAEVDFSLPEDHPATTIILENNDRSKPLNVYVGCAKWNKTDLKGFYPRGTKDELTYYSTQFNSIELNATFYGMPPAERVINWRDKTPEDFRFFPKITQSISHMRRLNNVEQLTDEYCDNIAHFEHKLGMAFLQLHDNFGYKNYERLVSFIENFPKVIPLAVELRNTSWFNEQRISEEVYHLLESNNITNILVDTAGRRDLLHMRLTTPVAFVRYVGANDPQSDRDRLDEWVGRIKNWVDQGLRDVYFFVHQNMEKESPLLTAHFIEHLNKAIGTNLHIPQMA; encoded by the coding sequence ATGAAATTCGGACAAGTAGACAATCCCGCTGAAGTTGATTTTAGCCTCCCTGAAGATCACCCGGCAACAACCATCATTTTAGAAAACAACGATCGATCGAAACCATTAAATGTTTATGTAGGTTGTGCCAAGTGGAACAAGACAGACCTGAAAGGATTCTATCCGCGAGGAACAAAAGACGAACTGACATACTATTCCACCCAGTTTAACTCCATTGAGCTAAACGCTACTTTTTATGGCATGCCACCAGCAGAACGGGTAATTAACTGGCGCGATAAAACGCCGGAGGATTTCCGCTTTTTCCCGAAGATTACGCAAAGCATCAGCCACATGCGCCGATTAAACAATGTGGAGCAGCTAACCGATGAATATTGCGATAACATTGCCCATTTCGAGCATAAACTTGGCATGGCTTTTCTGCAACTGCACGATAACTTCGGCTATAAGAATTATGAGCGATTGGTCTCGTTTATCGAGAACTTTCCCAAAGTTATTCCGCTGGCTGTAGAACTGCGCAACACCAGCTGGTTCAACGAACAGCGTATTTCTGAAGAAGTGTATCACCTGTTGGAATCAAACAACATCACCAATATTCTGGTCGATACTGCAGGACGACGAGACCTGCTGCACATGCGCCTGACAACGCCGGTCGCCTTTGTCCGCTATGTTGGCGCCAATGATCCGCAAAGCGACCGAGACCGTTTGGATGAATGGGTCGGCCGCATCAAAAACTGGGTCGATCAGGGGTTGCGTGATGTGTATTTCTTTGTTCACCAAAACATGGAAAAGGAATCGCCATTACTCACAGCACACTTCATCGAGCACCTGAACAAGGCGATTGGAACCAATCTGCACATACCGCAGATGGCGTAA
- a CDS encoding 6-pyruvoyl trahydropterin synthase family protein, with translation MIWTIKKTFEISASHQLDLPYESKCNNLHGHNWIVDIYVASRELENGMVVDFNYLKEEVFQKLDHKHLNDIIPVPTVENMAHWIANTIGTKEAGKRFWCTKVVIQESQGNVCELNC, from the coding sequence ATGATTTGGACCATTAAAAAGACGTTCGAAATTTCGGCAAGCCACCAGTTGGATTTGCCCTACGAGAGCAAATGCAACAACCTGCACGGCCACAACTGGATTGTGGATATTTACGTGGCCAGCCGCGAACTGGAGAACGGGATGGTTGTGGATTTCAACTACCTGAAAGAGGAAGTCTTCCAGAAACTCGACCACAAACATTTGAATGATATTATCCCGGTTCCGACTGTGGAAAATATGGCGCATTGGATTGCCAACACCATTGGTACCAAAGAAGCCGGAAAACGTTTTTGGTGTACAAAAGTGGTCATTCAGGAAAGCCAGGGAAATGTCTGTGAACTTAACTGTTAA
- a CDS encoding 7-carboxy-7-deazaguanine synthase QueE, with protein MSVNLTVNEIFYSLQGEGSRAGIPNIFIRLSKCNLNCWFCDTEFESGESYSLEQLLDEISQFPCKNIIWTGGEPALQLTEEIVGFFKERGYYQAIETNGTKPLPSNLDFVTCSPKQVTAEQLKRNFPNGVSEMKCIFNENPEYAIEELPEAQHYFLSPVFLGKEKERMDMDKNILQRCIDYILANPGWQLSIQQHKVWNIR; from the coding sequence ATGTCTGTGAACTTAACTGTTAACGAAATCTTTTACTCGCTTCAGGGAGAAGGCTCCCGGGCAGGTATTCCAAATATCTTCATTCGCCTGTCGAAGTGTAATTTGAATTGCTGGTTTTGTGATACCGAATTTGAATCGGGCGAAAGCTACTCGCTGGAACAACTGCTGGACGAAATCAGCCAATTTCCGTGTAAAAACATCATCTGGACCGGAGGCGAACCGGCACTGCAATTAACCGAAGAAATTGTTGGTTTCTTCAAGGAGCGTGGCTATTATCAGGCGATCGAGACAAACGGCACCAAGCCACTTCCGTCCAACCTTGATTTTGTTACATGCTCTCCAAAACAAGTTACCGCTGAGCAGTTGAAACGCAATTTTCCCAACGGCGTTTCGGAGATGAAATGCATCTTCAATGAAAACCCGGAATACGCGATCGAGGAACTGCCCGAGGCGCAACACTATTTCCTAAGCCCTGTTTTCCTGGGTAAAGAGAAAGAACGCATGGATATGGACAAAAACATTCTGCAGCGTTGCATCGATTACATACTGGCTAATCCAGGCTGGCAACTTTCCATTCAGCAACACAAGGTTTGGAATATCCGCTAA
- a CDS encoding DUF6268 family outer membrane beta-barrel protein yields the protein MKQLFQIVCLLLLFPLAGYSQSLSVFSADFVPTRGKSEIGASGDIQLAFPVLRRQTDQLVLAPRYQFLNLDDGFPFSEQRFYELSLNTVWRHTINESWSWVALIMPAFSSSTDELSMNSFVWTSGLSFTRLQNRHFSYRLGVIYANRFKSNLIVPMLGFHWIPNDHFELNADLPMRLRVQWLVAGGLKMGLVASSNRQISHVSGYADFDYLWFREQNLSWFTDLRMIRKWWLSCQAGYSFKRELKLYQKPEQATWEVGANLTPSKVDPFFEYADEGFFLKVGIAYQLTR from the coding sequence ATGAAGCAATTATTTCAAATAGTTTGCCTGCTGTTGCTTTTCCCGTTAGCAGGCTATTCGCAATCTCTTTCGGTTTTTTCGGCCGATTTTGTTCCGACCAGGGGAAAGTCAGAAATTGGCGCAAGTGGCGATATTCAGCTGGCTTTTCCCGTGCTCCGTCGTCAGACAGACCAGCTTGTGCTTGCTCCACGATATCAATTCCTAAATCTGGACGACGGGTTTCCGTTTTCGGAGCAGCGGTTTTATGAGTTGTCGCTGAATACTGTTTGGAGGCATACAATCAACGAGAGTTGGAGTTGGGTTGCGCTGATTATGCCGGCCTTTTCCTCGTCGACTGACGAACTCTCGATGAATTCTTTTGTCTGGACCTCCGGTTTGAGTTTTACCCGTTTGCAAAATCGTCATTTCAGCTATCGGTTGGGAGTGATTTATGCCAATCGGTTTAAGAGTAACTTAATTGTTCCGATGCTGGGATTTCACTGGATCCCTAATGATCATTTTGAGCTGAATGCTGATTTGCCAATGCGGCTTCGTGTGCAATGGTTAGTTGCCGGGGGGTTGAAAATGGGGCTAGTTGCGTCTAGCAACCGGCAGATCTCGCATGTGTCTGGTTATGCCGATTTTGACTACCTGTGGTTTCGCGAGCAAAATTTGAGCTGGTTTACTGATCTCCGGATGATTCGCAAATGGTGGCTATCGTGCCAAGCCGGCTATAGTTTTAAGCGCGAATTGAAGCTTTATCAGAAACCGGAACAGGCAACATGGGAAGTAGGAGCCAATCTGACGCCATCGAAAGTAGATCCGTTTTTCGAATATGCAGATGAAGGCTTTTTCCTGAAAGTGGGAATCGCATACCAGCTTACACGGTAA